The window AAGTAAAAAGTCCCATCTTTATCGACAACCGGAAACATTTCGCGGTCTTCGGTATTGATTGTTGGTCCAGCATTTTGAGGTTCAGACCAACTACCATCTGTGTTTTTTAAACAAAACCAAATGTCGCTTTTCCCAAAACCACCAGGCATGTCCGAAACGAAATATAAAATATTGCCATCAGGCGAAAGAGTAGGGTGACCTACAGAGTACTGTTCAGAATTATTATACTGAAATGGTTTAGAGTTTTGCCATTTACCATCTAAATATTCAATGGTGTAAATTTCCAGACGATTTATATAGCTAACTTCTTCATTATCATCAAGAAATTCGGATGGGTTGGAATTTACTGGTGGAGCTTTAACTTTTTGAAGTTTAGTCTTTGTCAGATATAGAAGGTTGTTGTTTTTGTCAAAAATTACGGGACCATTATGAAAGGTGTTGTTAATACCATCCATTTCGCTGTGGATTTCCTTGTTATTCAAATCGGGTAGATGATAAACTCTTAGGTATGGATTACCTGTCCAATTAAATATCTCTTCTGGTTTATAGTTTTTTTGTTCTTCTTTTCTGTCTGAAATAAACAAAAAATCGCCTTCGAAAGCTGTCATACCAAATTCGGAATAGGGAGTATTAACATCGCTCAAATTCTGAACATTAAAAAGTTGTGGTTCATTTATCCATAACTCTGCTTGTTTGCAAGATTCAATCCATTGAGGAACTTTGGATGATAAATGAGGAAAAAGCTCGGCATAACGGTTAAAAACACTGATAGCTGATTCATACTCGGCAGATGTTTTAAGGGTAAAAGCATAGTTTAAAAGTTCTTTGGGCGAATAGACTCTTAAGCCGTTAATCTTTTCAAGCCACATTTGAGCCGATTCCATGTCGTTTATCATAATATAACTTTGAGCGATATCACGAATTAATTCCGGATTTTTAATTTCTTTCTTTTTGCTTATTTCTTCATACAGCGCTATTGCTTTTGAAAATTCGTAATTTTCTTTGTATTGTTTGGCTTTTTCCAGTT is drawn from Bacteroidales bacterium and contains these coding sequences:
- a CDS encoding OmpA family protein → MKTTLFIMIIALLGNAIYSQNKLEKAKQYKENYEFSKAIALYEEISKKKEIKNPELIRDIAQSYIMINDMESAQMWLEKINGLRVYSPKELLNYAFTLKTSAEYESAISVFNRYAELFPHLSSKVPQWIESCKQAELWINEPQLFNVQNLSDVNTPYSEFGMTAFEGDFLFISDRKEEQKNYKPEEIFNWTGNPYLRVYHLPDLNNKEIHSEMDGINNTFHNGPVIFDKNNNLLYLTKTKLQKVKAPPVNSNPSEFLDDNEEVSYINRLEIYTIEYLDGKWQNSKPFQYNNSEQYSVGHPTLSPDGNILYFVSDMPGGFGKSDIWFCLKNTDGSWSEPQNAGPTINTEDREMFPVVDKDGTFYFSSDGHLGMGGLDIFKTHGQQKKWANPENLKYPINSPKDDFLPYFTEPGKIGYLSSNRDGGKGSDDIYFFAKQIILKINTFEQVKNKLIPLPNTTVTIEKPLDQYTTKLTTDLYGENSFLTHYGSAIVLKADKEGYLGTTKNINAIANSDTMSINLILDKIEINKTFVLENIYYDFDKWNIRPDAAIELDKLVNILKEHPEIDIELSSHTDSRGSNPYNKSLSQRRAESAVSYIISKGIDPKRIIAKGYGEEKLREACPDGVDCTEEQHQKNRRTEFTITHIRK